One Bifidobacterium angulatum DSM 20098 = JCM 7096 DNA window includes the following coding sequences:
- a CDS encoding helicase, with protein MSTQSMLDQFQTWHDEYRASLAPSPLEDINQLSAQLDMTHAHPSGVAQLFAAGHVTLESMFRDNGMLRAAERRLGRVLESQASKKRVSGVAELSLIVGVAIWKGSALPVLLYPVDVTRSEQLGHSSLRFTGKVSLNSALVSRLHAAGVYIDEDRLLDSSNYRSGSPETSAIFAAISNEAKARIADFSIERRIILGCFMEPAALILAETQRIIDRLGNGPSGNVLLDALAGDDSSRAALGNVSIPEYSPFDADPHSEYEVGDVDNTVRYAAQLAAAGHSIVVDSASGNDTAERAAAIASRCVMNGRSVLYVPGVAEQKRHFLQSMHANEMTGMVLDIADEDSNTSIDRQLIAAVGFQTGVASQHFDQLSDELVGVRSRLTRYLGDLHGVNEKWGVSAYQTIQNLASISTYPTHPSTHVRLSEASARQIGGHLDEWADKLKRAGELGEYTLGPDDTAWYKASITNEEDAVNAYQRVVDLMQKVFPAVREHVSITAQTCGFPVPNTAREWARQITVLKNLRRVLDVFQPEIFERDIDAMIEASKSKEQRKSEGTTMGFWERRRHVREAKSLLRVGAQVENLHDALIVVKKQGEQWHALVPHGGWPVLPQRLDQMISTQETMSEDITALDTVLSTTPRGGELEARDFNDVESRLKSLYDDHLALDTLPERCRLENEFQAAGLNDLVADLTNRQVGNDAVGAELQLAWWTTVFDDIVHSSPIISNQDGSALATVTERFEQVDVEHVRSIGPMVAQESMRRLCDLLFSRTQEANMLHTQLTSQTKVTLDSMRREHAEILAASKPILMATPDTLASLTEPTTLADVAIVDACAHIPAIQLLSIVSRVKQIVIIAHRNTVTCESLKQLIDILPQIEVKSRPVRRSLSLAAFLESEGYGEVHYDACTEAVRGHVAYHSLDAVGTPVLNTGLVESSQQEIAEVVRLITERAASFAVVPTTYMLTVVTLTDSFRVRLGAELKALASKDKAMGSFLRHVRLIGIREVAGAQATDVILSLCYAKTAHGRLLQQFGALEEPGGRGMLLDALALADRHVDIVSAFGSVDMDDERIHQPGAKLLKTLLTWAEQLGGEDIRPAESEYGRNVLLNDLADRIRNRGLNVAVNYGFNRGVTIPMVVGLKDKPFALAVLTDDANFMSIQSTRERHRMLSADLMTLGWSVASVWSVGAFVNPEKEVDHLVSQLADLYRGLE; from the coding sequence ATGAGTACGCAATCCATGCTTGACCAATTCCAGACATGGCATGATGAGTATCGTGCCTCGCTGGCTCCGTCTCCATTGGAGGACATCAACCAGCTCAGCGCCCAGCTTGATATGACGCATGCACATCCATCCGGCGTGGCGCAGCTGTTCGCGGCAGGCCACGTGACATTGGAATCGATGTTCCGCGACAACGGCATGCTGAGGGCTGCCGAACGGCGTTTGGGAAGGGTGCTGGAAAGCCAGGCCTCCAAGAAGCGTGTCAGTGGTGTGGCCGAACTGTCGCTGATCGTCGGCGTCGCAATATGGAAGGGGAGCGCGTTGCCGGTGCTGCTGTACCCGGTGGACGTGACCCGCAGCGAACAGCTGGGGCATTCCTCCCTGAGATTCACCGGCAAGGTGTCGCTCAACTCGGCACTGGTCTCACGTCTGCATGCCGCCGGCGTATATATCGACGAAGACAGGCTGCTGGACAGCTCCAACTACCGTTCCGGCTCTCCTGAGACATCCGCCATTTTCGCCGCCATCTCCAACGAGGCCAAGGCGCGCATCGCTGATTTCTCCATTGAACGCCGCATCATTCTCGGCTGCTTTATGGAGCCTGCGGCGTTGATTCTTGCGGAAACGCAGCGCATCATCGATCGGCTTGGCAACGGCCCGAGCGGCAACGTACTGCTTGACGCACTGGCTGGCGACGATTCGTCCCGTGCGGCTTTGGGCAACGTGTCCATTCCCGAATACAGCCCGTTCGACGCCGATCCTCATTCCGAATACGAGGTGGGCGATGTCGACAACACCGTGCGGTATGCCGCGCAGCTGGCCGCAGCCGGCCACAGCATCGTCGTCGACTCCGCTTCGGGTAACGATACCGCTGAACGTGCCGCAGCCATCGCCTCACGATGCGTGATGAACGGACGTTCCGTGCTGTATGTGCCCGGCGTGGCGGAGCAGAAGCGCCATTTCCTCCAGTCCATGCATGCCAATGAGATGACCGGCATGGTATTGGATATCGCCGATGAGGATTCCAACACCAGCATCGACCGTCAGCTTATCGCCGCGGTCGGGTTCCAGACGGGCGTGGCCAGCCAGCATTTCGACCAGCTCTCCGACGAACTGGTCGGCGTGCGCTCCAGGCTGACGCGCTATCTGGGCGATTTGCACGGCGTCAACGAGAAGTGGGGCGTCTCCGCATACCAGACTATTCAGAATCTGGCCTCGATCTCCACCTATCCCACGCATCCGAGTACCCATGTGCGTCTTTCCGAAGCATCCGCACGCCAGATTGGCGGTCATCTCGACGAATGGGCGGACAAGCTCAAACGTGCCGGTGAGCTCGGCGAATACACGCTCGGCCCGGACGACACCGCATGGTACAAGGCTTCGATCACCAACGAGGAAGACGCGGTGAACGCATACCAGCGTGTGGTCGATCTGATGCAGAAGGTCTTCCCCGCCGTACGCGAGCATGTCAGCATCACCGCGCAGACCTGCGGTTTCCCCGTGCCGAATACCGCCCGCGAATGGGCGCGTCAGATCACGGTGCTGAAGAACTTGAGGCGCGTGCTCGATGTGTTCCAGCCCGAGATTTTCGAACGCGACATCGACGCGATGATCGAGGCAAGCAAGTCCAAGGAACAGCGCAAGAGCGAAGGCACCACCATGGGCTTCTGGGAGCGCCGCCGCCATGTGCGCGAGGCGAAATCCCTGCTGCGCGTGGGCGCGCAGGTCGAGAACCTGCATGATGCCCTTATCGTGGTGAAGAAGCAGGGCGAGCAGTGGCATGCCCTTGTACCGCATGGCGGATGGCCGGTATTGCCGCAGCGTCTCGATCAGATGATCTCCACCCAGGAGACCATGTCCGAGGACATCACCGCTCTCGATACCGTACTGAGCACCACCCCGCGTGGCGGTGAGCTCGAAGCCCGGGATTTCAACGATGTCGAATCCAGGCTGAAGAGCCTGTACGATGACCATCTGGCCCTCGACACCCTGCCGGAACGTTGCCGCTTGGAGAACGAATTCCAGGCGGCCGGGCTGAACGATCTGGTCGCCGACCTGACCAACCGTCAGGTGGGCAACGACGCGGTGGGCGCTGAACTCCAGCTTGCCTGGTGGACCACTGTGTTCGACGATATCGTGCATTCCTCGCCGATCATCTCCAACCAGGACGGTTCGGCGCTGGCCACCGTCACCGAACGATTCGAGCAGGTCGATGTGGAGCATGTGCGTTCCATCGGCCCGATGGTCGCGCAGGAATCCATGCGTCGCCTTTGCGACCTGCTGTTCTCCCGCACGCAGGAAGCCAACATGCTGCACACGCAGCTGACCAGCCAGACCAAGGTGACCTTGGACAGCATGCGCCGTGAGCATGCCGAGATTCTTGCAGCTTCGAAGCCGATTCTTATGGCCACGCCGGATACGCTCGCCTCGCTGACCGAGCCGACCACGCTTGCGGATGTCGCCATCGTCGACGCTTGTGCGCATATTCCGGCCATCCAGCTGCTCAGCATCGTCTCGCGTGTCAAGCAGATCGTGATCATCGCGCATCGCAATACGGTGACGTGCGAGAGCCTGAAGCAGCTGATCGACATACTGCCCCAGATCGAGGTCAAGTCCCGTCCGGTGCGCCGTTCCCTCAGCTTGGCGGCATTCCTTGAATCCGAGGGGTATGGCGAAGTGCATTACGACGCCTGCACCGAGGCCGTTCGCGGTCATGTGGCGTACCACAGTCTTGACGCGGTAGGCACTCCGGTGCTCAACACGGGTTTGGTGGAATCCAGTCAGCAGGAGATCGCCGAGGTGGTGCGACTGATTACCGAGCGTGCGGCAAGCTTCGCGGTGGTACCGACCACCTACATGCTTACCGTGGTGACGCTCACCGATTCGTTCCGTGTGCGGCTGGGTGCCGAACTGAAGGCGCTTGCCTCCAAGGACAAGGCCATGGGATCCTTCCTGCGTCATGTGCGTCTGATCGGCATCCGCGAGGTTGCCGGCGCCCAGGCTACGGACGTGATTCTTTCGCTATGCTATGCGAAGACCGCGCATGGCCGACTGCTGCAGCAGTTCGGTGCGCTGGAGGAGCCCGGCGGGCGCGGCATGCTGCTCGATGCGCTGGCTTTGGCCGATCGCCATGTCGATATTGTCAGTGCCTTCGGTTCCGTCGATATGGACGATGAGCGTATCCACCAGCCTGGTGCGAAACTGTTGAAAACGCTGCTTACGTGGGCCGAACAGCTCGGCGGCGAGGACATCCGCCCGGCCGAATCCGAATATGGGCGCAATGTGCTGCTGAACGATCTTGCCGACCGTATTCGCAACCGTGGCTTGAACGTCGCAGTGAACTATGGGTTCAATCGCGGCGTCACCATTCCGATGGTGGTCGGGCTGAAGGATAAGCCATTCGCCTTGGCGGTGCTTACCGACGACGCGAACTTCATGTCGATCCAATCCACGCGTGAACGGCATCGTATGCTGTCCGCCGATCTGATGACGTTGGGCTGGTCCGTCGCTTCCGTATGGAGCGTCGGCGCGTTCGTCAATCCCGAAAAGGAAGTCGATCATCTGGTGTCTCAGCTTGCCGACCTGTATCGGGGGCTCGAATGA
- a CDS encoding SAF domain-containing protein: MKYTNAPPWSFFTSFAAPTLAARRRRARLFRGATAMFLCLAVFGVLYSLDAITGTDTIVTAATPIARGTTIRHDDVVMMTVPASPVTGKALHTTDKAVGSIAQHPIEAGQPLYAGSVGKAPTITTGDTVLDIAVANSINALIPGDTVSLVSAVGCEPTSQEHNNEQPAACTLASQAMIMETKARQDGNSTERNLLTVALDPQSAIRVMKAGESGAIIAVHR, from the coding sequence ATGAAGTACACCAACGCACCGCCATGGTCTTTCTTTACCTCCTTCGCCGCGCCGACTCTTGCGGCCCGACGTCGCCGCGCACGGCTTTTCCGCGGCGCCACCGCAATGTTCCTATGCCTGGCGGTATTCGGTGTTCTGTATTCTTTGGACGCCATCACCGGCACGGACACCATCGTGACGGCGGCGACGCCCATCGCACGTGGAACGACCATCCGGCATGACGATGTTGTTATGATGACGGTTCCTGCCTCGCCAGTCACCGGCAAGGCGCTTCATACCACTGACAAAGCAGTGGGCTCCATCGCGCAGCACCCTATCGAGGCCGGGCAGCCGCTGTATGCCGGCAGCGTCGGCAAAGCCCCCACGATCACAACCGGAGACACCGTGCTCGATATCGCCGTGGCGAACAGCATCAACGCACTGATACCGGGAGATACGGTATCGCTGGTCTCGGCGGTGGGTTGCGAGCCGACCTCGCAGGAACACAACAACGAGCAGCCTGCAGCCTGCACACTGGCCAGTCAAGCCATGATCATGGAAACCAAGGCTCGGCAAGACGGCAACAGCACCGAACGGAATCTCCTGACCGTGGCGTTGGATCCGCAATCAGCCATCCGTGTGATGAAGGCCGGCGAATCGGGAGCGATCATCGCAGTGCACCGATAA
- a CDS encoding FmdB family zinc ribbon protein, translating into MPTYHYRCKNCGYDFTKYQSFSDDPITTCPECHEEQVRKVYSAVPIEFKGSGFYRTDKS; encoded by the coding sequence ATGCCTACCTATCATTACCGCTGCAAGAATTGCGGCTATGACTTCACCAAGTACCAGTCCTTCAGCGACGACCCGATCACCACTTGCCCCGAATGCCATGAGGAGCAGGTACGCAAGGTGTATTCCGCGGTCCCGATTGAGTTCAAGGGTTCCGGCTTCTACCGCACCGATAAGAGCTGA
- a CDS encoding 5-formyltetrahydrofolate cyclo-ligase, with product MEPKDSKQALRRNVIVKRKATTITERRQAGEALARGIDALPLPRQQRTVATFLSMGSEIETRPLLHALAEQGYRILLPRLGSGLDIGWGEYSDLPLEDLGMHRPQEPSGDTLPADALAQAGLVLLPALLVDIHGTRLGRGGGWYDRALAHCAPGTPMVAICWPWEVARTDLPRERHDIPVTGTFTPLGYSPIAYPQA from the coding sequence ATGGAGCCGAAGGACAGCAAACAGGCTTTGCGTCGAAACGTCATCGTCAAACGCAAGGCAACCACTATTACCGAGCGCAGACAGGCCGGCGAGGCCCTTGCCCGCGGCATCGACGCATTACCGCTGCCACGCCAGCAGCGCACCGTGGCAACGTTTCTTTCCATGGGATCGGAGATCGAGACAAGACCATTGCTGCATGCGCTCGCCGAGCAGGGGTACCGTATTCTGCTGCCTCGGCTCGGCAGTGGACTCGATATCGGGTGGGGCGAATATTCCGACCTGCCGCTCGAAGACCTTGGCATGCACCGGCCGCAGGAGCCTTCCGGCGATACGCTGCCGGCAGACGCCCTGGCACAAGCCGGGCTCGTGCTGCTCCCGGCGTTGCTGGTCGATATTCATGGAACGAGACTGGGACGAGGCGGAGGCTGGTATGACCGGGCGCTGGCCCATTGTGCGCCAGGCACACCGATGGTGGCCATATGCTGGCCCTGGGAGGTGGCTCGCACCGACCTTCCCCGCGAAAGACACGACATTCCCGTCACCGGCACGTTCACGCCGCTCGGCTACTCGCCCATCGCTTATCCTCAAGCGTAA
- a CDS encoding GNAT family N-acetyltransferase, whose amino-acid sequence MVLLQTLRGVFGVASPNAIRVPLVLHAPVGGVPISLRTMDMDDADEWNTVRWQNSDWLKPWSAGDPMHGAGLTFGQWVRQQRHNEAQGTGIVFMIEYRKHMIGQISLGAITYGAMRSGVVGYWVAQGYAGHGIAPMALAMLADWAIGSPDGPQLHRLEIAILPENGRSLAVVRKVGARDEGERANYMYVDGRWRTHRTFSLLAEDLGDGFESRLISRHAQRETRIL is encoded by the coding sequence GTGGTTTTGCTTCAGACTCTTCGCGGCGTATTCGGGGTGGCGTCGCCAAACGCCATCCGTGTGCCTCTCGTATTGCATGCGCCGGTAGGTGGCGTGCCGATTTCGCTTCGCACCATGGATATGGACGATGCCGATGAATGGAATACCGTTCGATGGCAGAACTCGGATTGGCTCAAGCCCTGGTCGGCGGGCGATCCGATGCATGGCGCAGGGCTGACGTTCGGGCAATGGGTGCGCCAGCAGCGGCATAATGAGGCTCAGGGCACGGGCATAGTGTTCATGATCGAATATCGCAAGCATATGATCGGTCAGATTTCTTTGGGCGCCATCACCTATGGCGCGATGCGCAGCGGGGTGGTCGGCTATTGGGTGGCGCAAGGCTATGCCGGCCATGGCATCGCCCCCATGGCGCTCGCCATGTTGGCGGATTGGGCCATCGGCAGCCCCGACGGTCCGCAATTGCATAGGCTGGAGATCGCCATTCTTCCGGAGAATGGGCGTTCCCTGGCCGTGGTGCGCAAGGTAGGCGCCCGCGACGAGGGTGAAAGGGCCAACTACATGTATGTCGACGGTCGTTGGCGCACGCATCGGACCTTCAGTCTGCTTGCCGAAGATCTGGGTGATGGGTTCGAATCTCGTCTCATATCCCGACACGCCCAGAGAGAAACGCGAATATTGTGA
- the groES gene encoding co-chaperone GroES, whose translation MSIKLTPLEDKIIVKQAEAETQTASGLFIPDNAKEKPQQGEVLAVGPGRRNDAGERIPVDVKVGDKVLYSKYGGTEVHYEGEDYLIVAARDILAILG comes from the coding sequence GTGTCGATTAAGCTCACACCGTTGGAAGACAAGATTATCGTCAAGCAGGCTGAGGCCGAGACCCAGACCGCTTCCGGTCTGTTCATTCCGGACAACGCCAAGGAGAAGCCGCAGCAGGGTGAAGTTCTGGCTGTCGGCCCGGGCCGTCGCAACGATGCCGGCGAGCGTATCCCGGTGGACGTCAAGGTTGGAGACAAGGTGCTGTACTCCAAGTACGGCGGCACCGAAGTGCACTACGAGGGCGAGGATTACCTGATCGTCGCTGCTCGTGACATCCTGGCCATTCTTGGCTGA
- the rpmG gene encoding 50S ribosomal protein L33, protein MAKSADIRPGITLACTECKERNYITTKNRRNTPDRLELKKFCARCGKQTVHRETR, encoded by the coding sequence ATGGCTAAGAGCGCCGACATCCGTCCCGGCATCACGCTGGCATGCACCGAGTGCAAGGAGCGTAATTACATTACGACCAAGAATCGTCGTAACACTCCTGATCGCCTTGAACTGAAGAAGTTCTGCGCTCGCTGCGGCAAGCAGACCGTGCACCGCGAGACTCGCTGA
- a CDS encoding UDP-N-acetylmuramate dehydrogenase, with protein sequence MTSFADITTIAVGGEIDRFVEPTTRVGVIEAVEEADAKGLPLFVIGGGSNVLVSDEPFHGVVVRDARRAITVPDEAAPVEGDDRTVHVNAEAGCNWDDFVDYCVRLGLEGVEGLSGIPGTVGASVVQNIGAYGQDVASSVESVEVWDRKDKAVKNLHADELRFGYRMSALKASMYQAPAVPAGEFFPTPRYVVLSVTFALRHSSTGVVGYGQLAKALGVEVGDRMDTKEIRDAVLRVRAAKGMLEDATRYTRLAMQGTKKATLVATALRAQNDTPDANRHSCGSFFMNPILTAEQAAMLPPEAPRFEAVLPNGEPGVKTSAAWLIDHAGFHKGYTVDDDAKAGLSTLHTLALTNRGQAGSQDVAKLAKTVQDGVEHTFGVRLVPEPVVVGFSLR encoded by the coding sequence ATGACTTCTTTTGCAGACATCACTACCATCGCCGTCGGCGGCGAGATCGATCGTTTCGTAGAGCCCACCACCCGTGTCGGCGTCATCGAGGCCGTGGAAGAGGCCGATGCCAAGGGACTGCCGCTGTTCGTCATCGGCGGTGGGTCCAATGTGCTGGTATCCGATGAGCCGTTCCATGGCGTCGTGGTTCGCGACGCGCGCCGTGCGATCACCGTTCCGGACGAGGCCGCTCCAGTCGAAGGCGACGACCGCACAGTGCATGTAAACGCCGAAGCCGGGTGCAATTGGGACGATTTCGTCGATTACTGCGTGCGGCTGGGTCTTGAGGGCGTTGAGGGGCTGTCGGGTATTCCCGGCACCGTTGGTGCGTCCGTGGTGCAGAACATCGGCGCATACGGCCAGGATGTCGCTAGCAGCGTCGAATCTGTCGAAGTCTGGGATCGTAAGGACAAAGCCGTCAAGAACCTGCATGCCGACGAGCTGCGGTTCGGCTATCGCATGAGCGCATTGAAGGCAAGCATGTACCAGGCTCCGGCCGTGCCGGCAGGGGAGTTCTTCCCCACGCCACGCTATGTGGTGCTGTCCGTCACCTTCGCATTGCGGCACAGCAGCACGGGGGTGGTCGGCTACGGCCAGCTTGCCAAGGCCCTGGGCGTGGAAGTCGGCGATCGTATGGACACCAAGGAGATCCGCGATGCCGTGCTACGGGTGCGTGCGGCCAAAGGCATGCTGGAGGATGCGACGCGATACACCCGGTTGGCCATGCAGGGAACGAAGAAGGCGACGTTGGTCGCAACCGCGCTACGCGCCCAGAACGATACGCCCGACGCCAACCGCCATAGCTGCGGCAGTTTCTTCATGAACCCGATTCTGACCGCCGAACAGGCAGCCATGCTCCCCCCGGAAGCCCCGCGCTTTGAAGCAGTACTGCCCAACGGCGAGCCCGGCGTCAAAACCTCCGCCGCCTGGCTTATCGATCATGCCGGATTCCACAAGGGCTATACGGTGGATGATGACGCCAAGGCAGGTCTATCCACGTTGCATACGCTTGCCCTGACCAACAGGGGCCAGGCCGGTTCGCAGGATGTCGCAAAGCTGGCGAAAACCGTGCAGGATGGTGTGGAACATACCTTCGGCGTGCGCCTGGTGCCCGAACCGGTGGTCGTGGGGTTCTCGCTGCGGTAA
- a CDS encoding amino acid permease translates to MNIFRKKSVEQTLAETAETGHKLKRDLTWWDLAIMGVAVAVGAGIFSIGAQAAAFHAGPAVIISFLIAGIVCGAAVMCYAEFASMIPVAGSAYTFTYTTVGEIVAWIIGWDLILEMLMAGSVVSKYWGVYLNDFFRLVGWNINTNVAIGSFHCDFAPIVIVAFFTVLLVFGTKIGARVDGALTILKIAIVLFVVIVGFFYVKASNFTPFIPPSEPVASSDAASGVSAAMNQPLWQWFTGMTPTIYGVTGILSGAALVFFAFLGFDVVATTSEEAINPRKNVPLGIGVGMGVIIVLYTLVAIVTTGMVSYKDLAKQSSPSLATAFEMVGANWAAKIISFGIVIGLATVVMVLLLGVTRVVFAMSRDGLLPRRMSTTGKNGTPVGLQIGVGVVMALIAACSDVDVLADMVNIGTLSAFTLVAISVPIMRKKRPDLKRTFKMPGNPWIPILIALANLWLMLNLSVLTWIRFVVWLIVGFIIYFGYGYRHARLGNGELNKAAQPQSGAELAQAGE, encoded by the coding sequence GTGAACATATTTCGAAAGAAGTCCGTGGAACAAACGCTTGCAGAGACCGCGGAAACTGGGCATAAGCTCAAACGCGACCTTACCTGGTGGGATCTGGCCATCATGGGCGTGGCCGTCGCTGTGGGCGCCGGCATCTTCTCCATCGGCGCGCAGGCCGCGGCGTTCCACGCCGGTCCCGCCGTTATCATCAGCTTCCTTATCGCAGGCATCGTGTGTGGTGCGGCCGTCATGTGCTACGCGGAATTCGCCTCGATGATTCCGGTGGCAGGTTCCGCCTACACCTTCACCTATACGACGGTCGGCGAGATCGTGGCATGGATCATCGGCTGGGATCTTATTCTGGAGATGCTGATGGCCGGCTCGGTGGTCTCGAAATACTGGGGCGTCTACCTGAACGATTTCTTCCGGCTTGTCGGGTGGAACATCAACACAAACGTCGCCATCGGATCGTTCCATTGTGATTTCGCGCCGATCGTCATCGTCGCGTTCTTCACCGTGCTGCTGGTATTCGGCACCAAAATCGGCGCCCGTGTCGATGGCGCGCTGACCATCCTCAAGATCGCCATCGTACTGTTCGTGGTCATCGTCGGCTTCTTCTATGTCAAGGCCAGCAACTTCACCCCGTTCATCCCCCCGAGCGAACCGGTCGCATCATCCGATGCCGCTTCCGGCGTCAGCGCCGCCATGAACCAGCCGCTATGGCAGTGGTTCACCGGCATGACGCCGACCATCTACGGTGTGACTGGCATCCTGTCCGGCGCGGCGCTGGTGTTCTTCGCCTTCCTCGGCTTCGACGTTGTGGCCACCACTTCCGAGGAGGCCATTAACCCGCGCAAGAACGTGCCGCTGGGCATCGGCGTGGGCATGGGCGTCATCATCGTGCTCTACACGCTTGTCGCCATCGTGACCACCGGTATGGTGTCCTACAAGGATCTCGCCAAGCAGAGCAGTCCGTCGCTGGCCACCGCGTTCGAAATGGTGGGGGCCAACTGGGCCGCCAAGATCATCAGCTTCGGCATCGTGATCGGCCTGGCCACCGTGGTCATGGTGCTGCTGTTGGGCGTCACCCGCGTGGTGTTCGCCATGAGCCGAGACGGCCTGCTGCCGCGCCGGATGAGCACCACCGGCAAGAACGGCACCCCCGTCGGCCTGCAGATCGGCGTGGGCGTGGTCATGGCGCTGATCGCGGCCTGCTCCGATGTCGACGTGCTTGCCGACATGGTCAACATCGGCACGCTTTCGGCCTTTACCCTCGTCGCCATCTCCGTGCCGATCATGCGCAAGAAGCGCCCCGATCTCAAGCGCACGTTCAAGATGCCCGGCAATCCATGGATTCCTATACTCATCGCGTTGGCGAATCTTTGGCTCATGCTCAACCTGAGCGTGCTGACGTGGATTCGATTCGTGGTGTGGCTGATCGTGGGCTTCATCATCTACTTCGGCTACGGGTATCGGCATGCGCGCCTCGGCAATGGCGAGTTGAACAAAGCGGCACAACCCCAGAGTGGGGCGGAACTTGCCCAAGCCGGGGAGTAG
- the fdxA gene encoding ferredoxin yields the protein MPYVIAQPCVDVKDKACVDECPVDCIYEGSRSLYINPNECVDCGACEPVCPTEAIFYEDDLPDEWAWYKDAAVSFFAEVGDRGGAGGEAIGKDPEQVAALPPQNQ from the coding sequence ATGCCATACGTTATCGCCCAGCCTTGTGTGGACGTCAAGGACAAGGCATGCGTGGACGAGTGCCCGGTCGACTGCATCTACGAAGGGTCCCGTTCGCTGTACATCAACCCGAACGAATGCGTCGATTGCGGCGCATGCGAGCCCGTGTGCCCCACCGAGGCCATCTTCTACGAGGATGACCTGCCCGACGAGTGGGCCTGGTACAAGGACGCCGCAGTGAGCTTCTTCGCCGAAGTCGGCGACCGCGGCGGTGCCGGCGGTGAAGCCATCGGCAAGGATCCCGAACAGGTTGCGGCCCTGCCGCCGCAGAACCAGTAA
- the dapC gene encoding succinyldiaminopimelate transaminase yields the protein MGFHEFSSPYDWSRIAQYKTLAEAAPGGMINLSVGSPVDPVPASVQQALAGAADASNAHGYPATVGSADLREAIQTWFRTMRGVDLGAVNAGVVPTVGSKEAVALMASLLHLGTGDVVVQPKVSYPTYEIGTQLAGATVLKVDDVADVESWVNVPGVKAVWVNSPNNPSGGVLGAEWLAEIIAAARRIGAVVLSDECYALMDWRSARCETRGNHGIEPEQAGVQAMPSTPCALSPSVCEGTADNVLVLYSLSKQSNMAGYRTAFIAGDYRLVHAMSDYRKQIGQIIPGPVQAAMAAGLRDTQAVRTQWKRYYDRLARLVEALRAYGYRASMPDGALYVWVKTLNGDCWADMAELAKLGIVPSPGEFYGAVEYLRFSATASDEAIDAACARLASA from the coding sequence GTGGGTTTTCACGAATTCTCATCGCCCTACGACTGGTCGCGCATCGCACAATACAAAACCTTGGCCGAAGCCGCGCCCGGAGGCATGATCAACCTTTCCGTCGGCTCTCCGGTCGATCCTGTCCCCGCCAGCGTGCAGCAGGCGCTCGCGGGCGCAGCCGATGCGTCTAACGCGCACGGGTATCCCGCCACCGTCGGCAGCGCCGATCTGCGCGAAGCCATCCAAACATGGTTCCGCACCATGCGCGGTGTGGATCTGGGCGCGGTGAACGCCGGCGTGGTGCCCACAGTCGGTTCCAAGGAGGCCGTGGCATTAATGGCCAGCCTGCTGCATTTGGGCACCGGTGACGTGGTCGTGCAGCCCAAGGTCAGCTATCCGACCTATGAGATCGGCACGCAGTTGGCTGGCGCCACCGTGCTGAAGGTCGACGATGTGGCCGACGTCGAATCCTGGGTGAACGTTCCTGGCGTCAAAGCCGTATGGGTCAATTCTCCCAATAATCCTTCGGGCGGGGTGCTGGGAGCCGAATGGCTTGCCGAGATCATTGCCGCGGCCCGTCGCATCGGAGCGGTGGTGCTGTCCGACGAGTGCTATGCGCTTATGGATTGGCGTTCCGCCCGTTGCGAAACCCGCGGGAATCACGGAATCGAACCTGAGCAGGCTGGTGTGCAGGCCATGCCGTCTACGCCATGCGCGCTGAGCCCTTCCGTGTGCGAGGGTACTGCGGACAATGTGCTGGTGCTGTACTCGCTGAGCAAGCAGAGCAATATGGCCGGGTATCGTACGGCTTTCATCGCCGGCGACTACCGCCTGGTGCATGCCATGAGCGATTACCGCAAGCAGATCGGGCAGATTATTCCCGGGCCGGTACAGGCCGCCATGGCTGCCGGACTGCGTGATACGCAAGCCGTGCGCACGCAGTGGAAACGCTATTACGATCGATTGGCACGCCTGGTGGAGGCGCTGCGCGCATACGGGTACCGTGCGTCTATGCCGGACGGCGCGTTATACGTGTGGGTCAAGACGTTGAACGGTGATTGCTGGGCCGATATGGCTGAACTCGCCAAGCTGGGCATTGTGCCAAGCCCAGGTGAGTTCTACGGCGCTGTGGAATATCTGCGATTCTCCGCCACCGCCAGTGATGAGGCGATCGATGCGGCATGTGCACGTCTCGCTTCGGCATAA